TTCAAGTGACAGGTTTTATTAACCGTCATGAGTCAAGAACCGGAAATCCAGTACTTGCCTTGCATGCTCAACAGATTGAAATGATTTGATTCGATGATTGTTTAATTGAGTGTTTGCTCAGTAAGCAACATCAATGATTAGGAGAAATCCCATGTCACGTTTTTTTAGACGTCGTAAGTTCTGCCGCTTCTCAGCGGAAGGTGCTGCGCAAATCGATTACAAAGATATCGCAACACTAAAAAACTACATCACTGAAAGTGGTAAAATCGTACCTAGCCGTATCACTGGTACAAGTGCTAAATACCAACGCCAACTAGCTACTGCTATCAAGCGTGCACGTTACTTAGCACTATTACCATACACTGATTTACACAAGTAACCTAAAGGGGCATTAAGATGGAAGTTATCCTTCTAGACAAAATCGCCAAGTTAGGCGGCCTTGGTGACAAGGTGACGGTAAAGTCTGGTTACGCACGTAACTACTTACTACCAAAAGGTAAAGCTGTATTCGCTTCTAAAGCTAACGTTGAGCACTTTGAAGCTCGTCGTGCAGACTTAGAAAAGCAACTAGCTGAAGCTTTAGCTGCTGCTGAAGCACGTGCTGCTAAAGTAACTGAGCTTGCAGAAGTGACTATCGCTTCTAAAGCTGGTGACGAAGGCAAGCTATTCGGCTCTATCGGTACTAAAGATATTGCTGATGCTATCACTGAAGCTGGTGTTGAAGTTGTTAAATCAGAAGTTCGCATGCCTCACGGTTCAATCCGTGAAACTGGCGAATTCGAAATCGCACTTCACTTACACACAGATGTAGACGTTAACGTTAAAGTTGTTGTAATCGCTCAAGCATAATTTGCTTTGTAGATAACAACGACACGTTAATAAAAAAACACCATGTGCCTCGGCCATGGTGTTTTTTTATGCCTATAGATAAAGACAAAGATATAAATAAGCTGAATTAATTGGCGAATACCTCGGTCGTTATACCAATTGGTAAGGAAAACCTGTACCGAGTTAAATATCAATACTATAACTTATTAAACGGAGTTAATTTTGTCAGAGGCTGCTGTGCCGCATATTTTCCAGCATACATTAAAAGCGGTTATTAAACGGTTTGAACTTGGGGCTTTGCTACTTTATTTGGCAAGCGTTGCTTTTGCGCTGGGTGCAATTTGGTTTGAACAAAATCAGCAAGCTGAAGCAATAATGCAGGCGACTAATCAATGGTATCCTGCTTCTCTGGTTGAAATCTTTAATATTGAGTCGGGTTTACCGCTTTATCACGAGCAGTTGTCTTCATCTGATTTCACCTTGTTAAGAGAGGTGAGCAACGACACCTTAACCTTGGTTTTTATCCATCCATTCTATCTACTCGTTAGTTCGTGGCTGTTTATTGCATTTAATATCGTTTTTGTTGCTTTTGTGGTGGCAATTCGTGGCAGCTTATCAAAAACACTCACTTTATCTTTTGACCCGATTCACGCATTGGAGAATTGGGTTGCCTTGTCACGCATTCATGGCAAATATCAACCAATCCAAGCGAAAGAGCCGATCAGTGAGTCAATTGCAGAGCTTTTACAGAAGCTGCAAGAAGCAAAAGCGAGTCAAGGTCAGGCAGAGCTACAAATTCGTGAAAGACTTTTATTAGAGCCTGAAACAGGGGTTGGTAATCGAGAATTTTTCAACAATCGCCTAGATGCACTGCTCAAAGAAGAAGATTCAAGAGGCTGTGTCATGCTAGTTTGTTTTAAAGATTTCGATACGGTCCAAACTGCTTATGGCGCGCAGCAAGCACTTGATATTGTCGAACAAGCTATTGGCTTGATTCAAAAACGCCTTGTTAACTTTAATAACTATTTTATTGCACGCCCGAATGAAGCTGAACTGGCTCTATTGCTACCCGGTTTTTACGCAGATGAAGCAGAAAAGCTTGCTAATCGCGTACTCGCGAGTATTAGCCAAGTGCCATTACCGATTGGTGTTGCTCAAGAAGAGTTTGTTCATATGGGGGTTGTTTGTTTTGCGGGCGACAATCAAGCCTACAAAGTGATGGCTGAAGCGGATATGGCATTGCGCAATGCGCAGCTGCAAGGCCCATCGCAATGGTTTATGTATGACACAGGAGAAGTCGCAGCGGAAACCGCGAAAGGCTCACTAAAGTGGCGTACATTTTTAGAGCGGGCCATTGAGAAAAATGCCTTTGTTATCTTCTTTCAACCTGTCATAGCAAGCCAAAGCGATCAAATTCTTCATCACGAAGTTTTGTCAAAAGTGCGCGATAGCCAAGGGCAATTAACCAGTGCACGCGTTTTCCTGCCTATGGCGCAAAAATGTGGTTTAAGTGCCAAAATCGATCTGTTGGTATTTGAACAAGTGTGCCGTTTATTGCAGTACGAGAGTAAACAGCCCGATGCATGCAGTTTGAATCTCTCGATAGATGCTTTGCTTGACGAACAATTTATCGAAGCAATGTTTATTAAATTAGCGCAGGTACCGGACATTGCCAATCGGTTAATTATTGAAATTAGCGAATATCATTTAGTCACGCATTTAAATAAATTAGCACCGGTAGTGGGGCTTTTGGATGAGCTGGGCGTAAAAATACTGGCTGATAAAGTAGGGCAATATGTGGTGAGTACTGATTACTTAAGAGACTGCCCGATCAGTTATATTAAATTGCATCGCAGTATTGTTTATCTAGTGCACGAAAAAATGGAAAATCAGGTTTTTATTCAAAGCTTAAAAGCACGCTGCTTGCAACATGGTGTAAAAATTTATGCGCTGGGTGTTGAAAGTAAGGAAGAGTGGCGCACCTTAGTTCATCTTGGTGTAACTGGCGGTCAAGGGCACTTCTTTACTGAACCTGTGGCGCAGATGGCAAATGCGATTGTACTGCCTTAATAAATTCGTTTGGTAGTAATCCTCGTTCTATCTGGCCGCCAAGGCCTTGCAGTCCGCCAGTGTGCAGTAATACAATTTTGTGGCCTGCTGGAAAGTACCCTTGTGCGATCAAATCCAACAGCGCTAATACTATTTTCCCTGAGTAGATTGGTTCAAATGGGACGCCCGTTTGCGCGATAAACTCAGCTAAACGCAAGCAATCTTGGTCACTAAATTTTCCATAACCACCGCGATGAAATTCGGTTAGTAGCTGCCAATTATTGAAAGTCTTAGCCGTTTGATTTTGACTAGTTGAGAGTAGTTGATTGATATTGTTACGTAAATAGTCAGCCTGTTTCAGTACTGCAATCCCGAGAATTTGGTGTTGGCACTGATCAGCGTTGATAATGCCAGCGATGGTGCCGCCGCTGCCAACGGGTAACATTAAAGTGTCAAAGCTTATCTGCTGATTTAGCTCCTCCACTAACTCCGCGAGCCCAGATAATGCCAATTGATTACTGCCGCCTTCTGGCACAATTAAATAGTCTGGAAATTGTGTCGCGAGTGCAGCTAGATACTCAGCCTGTTCTCGTTGACGATAGGTTTGGCGATCGACAAATATGGGTTCCAGCCCCCAATGCATTGCCCAGCTCAAGGTGTAATTGGTCAGGTATTCAGGTTCACCTCGAATAACTGCCTTTGCTGCTAATTCTTGTTGCTGACAGGCATAGGCTAGAGCGTGCAAATGATTTGAATAAGCGCCGCCAAAACTCAGTATGCCTTTTAATCCCTTTGCTTTGGCATAGGATAAATTGCCCTTTAGTTTACGCCATTTATTACCAGAGATAATCGGATGAATCAGGTCATCGCGCTTGATATATACCTCAATTTGATGTGCCTTAAATAGTGGGTGTTCGATGATTTGCAGTGGAGACATA
This Thalassotalea euphylliae DNA region includes the following protein-coding sequences:
- a CDS encoding 1-aminocyclopropane-1-carboxylate deaminase/D-cysteine desulfhydrase, translated to MSPLQIIEHPLFKAHQIEVYIKRDDLIHPIISGNKWRKLKGNLSYAKAKGLKGILSFGGAYSNHLHALAYACQQQELAAKAVIRGEPEYLTNYTLSWAMHWGLEPIFVDRQTYRQREQAEYLAALATQFPDYLIVPEGGSNQLALSGLAELVEELNQQISFDTLMLPVGSGGTIAGIINADQCQHQILGIAVLKQADYLRNNINQLLSTSQNQTAKTFNNWQLLTEFHRGGYGKFSDQDCLRLAEFIAQTGVPFEPIYSGKIVLALLDLIAQGYFPAGHKIVLLHTGGLQGLGGQIERGLLPNEFIKAVQSHLPSAPQVQ
- a CDS encoding EAL domain-containing protein encodes the protein MSEAAVPHIFQHTLKAVIKRFELGALLLYLASVAFALGAIWFEQNQQAEAIMQATNQWYPASLVEIFNIESGLPLYHEQLSSSDFTLLREVSNDTLTLVFIHPFYLLVSSWLFIAFNIVFVAFVVAIRGSLSKTLTLSFDPIHALENWVALSRIHGKYQPIQAKEPISESIAELLQKLQEAKASQGQAELQIRERLLLEPETGVGNREFFNNRLDALLKEEDSRGCVMLVCFKDFDTVQTAYGAQQALDIVEQAIGLIQKRLVNFNNYFIARPNEAELALLLPGFYADEAEKLANRVLASISQVPLPIGVAQEEFVHMGVVCFAGDNQAYKVMAEADMALRNAQLQGPSQWFMYDTGEVAAETAKGSLKWRTFLERAIEKNAFVIFFQPVIASQSDQILHHEVLSKVRDSQGQLTSARVFLPMAQKCGLSAKIDLLVFEQVCRLLQYESKQPDACSLNLSIDALLDEQFIEAMFIKLAQVPDIANRLIIEISEYHLVTHLNKLAPVVGLLDELGVKILADKVGQYVVSTDYLRDCPISYIKLHRSIVYLVHEKMENQVFIQSLKARCLQHGVKIYALGVESKEEWRTLVHLGVTGGQGHFFTEPVAQMANAIVLP
- the rpsR gene encoding 30S ribosomal protein S18, which encodes MSRFFRRRKFCRFSAEGAAQIDYKDIATLKNYITESGKIVPSRITGTSAKYQRQLATAIKRARYLALLPYTDLHK
- the rplI gene encoding 50S ribosomal protein L9, whose amino-acid sequence is MEVILLDKIAKLGGLGDKVTVKSGYARNYLLPKGKAVFASKANVEHFEARRADLEKQLAEALAAAEARAAKVTELAEVTIASKAGDEGKLFGSIGTKDIADAITEAGVEVVKSEVRMPHGSIRETGEFEIALHLHTDVDVNVKVVVIAQA